tccataGACACCGGCAATCTtgtagtctttgactcaatgagaaatccaaagtccgcaatccaacatatcatagaccccttgaacaggtaagtttagtttgcacaatcaaattctTTTTCAGTTAATAACAATtgttgaatatcaaacttaactttgagcgtagggtttgaaaaaaattgtgaaaacgAACAAAGGATGTGGTCAATGGAGCCCCGAACTGAACATTaaaatggattatccggtatgttgattcacgaACATTTTTCTAATTAAGTAATCctaaatttatttgtttctccttatgTGTGCGAGACAAAAACAAGGAattgattggtgcgggtactacgaaTGCGACTTCTTGCACATcttgactccatgcgggaagcctACTATGGAGGACCTAAGAGTATGTACAAACCGTTTActagtacattttcataattatactaacgcacatgatgttaatatatcagtcttttttcctaaatgatagatgagTTGACTCAAGGATGAATGTTATTCTaccgatcggatcaacgccgtgtgcgagcagctcgccggattcattttgaacgagatcctggatcctagaggcgagttctaccacgacagtcacatccatagaggatttCCATCGACGTCCTGAGGggcccagtagttggactaaAAACAtaacttgtacatttgtaagtatttctaaacgtgatgccttgttgtttgtatatttgtaaatatattagtttcgATAATTACCTTAATTATATGTTTGCAtttgacttttagttagtttcaaatattttgtGAAATCGAACACGACCattgaacgtatagtactgtaaaGTTCGGGtacgtttagcaattataaaagaataaacagtaataaataaaacaaataaaattggATTTGGAGAAAATAGGGAGAAAGCTCATTGGTGGGCGGCCAGCTTGCGTCAAcatggcagcctctttggtaccggttggtctttccaaccggtaccaatggatgcctaaggcaccgggtgaaatACCCTAGGTCTTAGGGTGAGGCTATTGGTCTCGGTCtgggggaaccggttggaaaaccggtgcctaagaccatttccaaccggttcccatgggctcttttctagtagtgtactaAAAAACCTTGATTATGTCGGCATCATCTAAAATACAACGTATATGTGAATATAGGGTTATTTCAGATGCCAAATCACAGGTTAGTAGAAGAATCAATATGAAAACACCACTTGTATGGTAAAACAAAGTGTCGTAATCAGAGCGCCAACACTCAACATGATGGATGAACATCTTGCGTCGTGCATGCCCCCGAGCAGCACACGGTCCATGCTCCGTGGTGACTCAGAAACCAAGTGTTGTACcgcacactactacaaaaatcatTTTTCGAGGCGTGCATATTCCATTTTCAGAGGTGTTTTTTAGAAACACCTCTGAGCTAGGGTCACTGAAAATCAGGGATTTCAAAGGCGTTCGTGCGCACGCCtctgttaatcaaataaaaaaagaaaaacccgCCAAAGCCCATCTGATCCCGCCAAAAGCCCATCTAAGCCCGACTGCCTCCTGCCGCCCCGGCCGCCAATTGCCGCGCCGGGGctgacgcgccgccgccgcctgccgcgccaccgccggccgcctgccgcaccgccgcccgccgagcccatccgaGCTGGGTTCCGGTCGCCgtcgcgccgtcgccgctcaaGGCCGCGTAGTCCcctcgaggccgccgccggccatcacgccgccgcgcacagccgagccgccacgcccgcggccgcggccgcctgccgcgccgcctcgaGCGGACCCACCGCCACTCTGCTCCGCCGCTGCGCGCCCTCTGCGGGGGCGGCGCAGAGCCTGCGACGTCttgagagggagaagggagagagaagggaaagagagagaaagagagagggagttAGGGTTTCTCATATACTTCTTTCAGCAACCGGGCTCAAATGAGCCTCGATTGGGCCGGTCCATTAATAGAGGTGGTCATGTTATGtttgaccgcctctgttaataggAGTATTAACAGAGGCGTTCATGTTATGTTtcaccgcctcggttaataaaatatgaacgcctctgttaatgctgGGTATTAACAGAGGCATTCATTTTTTGTGCACGCCTCAGAGGCTTTTTTTAAGTGCCTCGCAAAATCCAGAATTGTAGTAATGGCAAGCACAAGGGGGCAAGGTAGCTTTTCCATTAGGCTCCGTTTGGATGTCTACATTGAGAGCCTTGGCATTGAATTGAGTTCAATACCAAATCAAGCCAAGTATTGAAATGAGCTCAATACCAAAGCAATCGTTTGGATGTCCATGACATTGGTAGATGGAATTGAACTGGGAGCGAATGCCAAATCATGTTTGGATGTGCTTTTGCAAAATTGAGAACTGACCATCCTCATCCTCTCTCCACTGCTCCTTCTCGTGCCGGATTCCACTTCCGTGGCGGCGCGGGTGCTGGCAGGAAGCTGACGCGCTCGCTGGCGGCTGCGGAGCTGAGCAATGTAGGGGGTGCAGGGGAGTGGAGCAGGACGCAGCAGAGGGGcgcggtggagcggcgtggGGCGCTGAGGGGCAGAACAGAGCGGCAAGGACGCAgagggcgcgccggcgaggaagaaggaggagggggtCGCCCCGGCGAggaaggatgaggaggagggggccgcgccggagaggaaggaggaggagtgggctgcgccggcgaggaaggaagaggagggggccgccccggcgaggaaggaggaggaaggggaccgcgccggcgaggaaggaggaggagggggtatGGCAGCGACCGGCGAAGGAGGAGGGCCGAGGAGCGCGGCTGTGTGAGGGACGCGGGAGAGCAGAGCAGTGGAGGGAGGGGTGCGCCTCCTGCAGTCGCCTTTGCTCCAGGACAGGAGGGGTGGGGCaggtctcctccggccgccgctgctccgaGACGGGAGGGGCTGGGATCCGCCGGCTGCCGCTGCTCCAAgccgccctccgccggcgaGTCAcgagtaggaggaggaggagaaggggcgcggCCCGCTGACggaaggaaggagagggagggcgggGTGGCGCGCCGGCGGATGGAgaggggcggtggcgcggccggcggaTGGAGAGGGACTGGGGGAGGAgagggcgagcggcgcgggatcGAATGCATCGCAATACCGAGGTGCGGGGCTCCAACTTGCTTGAGGGTGCGGGCAAGTGAAGCGAATGCAACACCGTATTGGCTCCCGTTTCTGATTTGCAATTCCAGTGACATCCAAATGGCGGCATTGGTGCTAGTGAATTCCAATTCCTAATTCCAGGCTCCAATGCCAACATCCAAACAGTACCTTAGAGTATTTCTTTCAAGGTTTATTAATTCATGGAACAGATAATTAAGAACTATTTCAATGAAGCATTGAGCACAATAGTTGAGTTATAGTTGAGCACAATAGTTGGCGCCAACAGGCTTATTGAGCTCGGTTGTTTCTAAGCCTCCTGGTCATCAACTTTTGAGAAGTCGTCCTTGATTTTAGATCTTGTTTATTTGTACATCAATTAGGGTATGTTTCTTGCAAAAACAGAACATTCTTCAGAACGTAAAGCATATGTGAATATGATCTCATTATCTAGTATGATCAATAATAATGGTTGAACGCCAACAACCTATGACATCGTCCAGCTTCTCTAGCTGGTGGGGCACACCATCAGAAGTGTGCCTAAGGAATTGCGTAAGGGGAACTCTCTCATCATCTTGGTTTCAAGTGAAGTATAGAAACACCACaatctttgtatttttttaaagaaagtGCAGTTTGTGGTGCATGGTCTGAGCTTCCAAGCTCTAGGACCTCCTAGCCAGGGCACTGACCTCGGtagcttggaccctcacatgataattgaatttGAAGATGATCTAAATTGATGCTAATTTATGATATTATTGTTACTTACTTCAGTTACTTATTTATAGGTTAATGGTATAAACTTACATttagttaatgcttgctaataaaacttGATCAACAAAAATTGCTTATCGCAGTCAAACCTTGATTTGCCTTGCATATAATATAATTccctaccacttgttgagtaccaaccataagtgtcaCTACCAAGATAATTGTCCGGAGTTCCCAGAAGATTTCGAGGAGTTCTAGGCGTATATCTCCCGGTCACTACCTGTGAAGATGAAGTTCCGCTATTACTATGAGAcgcttatttatttttcttaagATTAAGATTTTCGGTCGTGTAATAAAGTTCTTAATAATCTCTTATGTTATGACATTGTGATGATAAACATTTGAGATGTATATCGTATGTGTGTgaacttgatcctggcgcacaaATGAGATGCATTTGGTTTCTTCCTTAAATCGGGTGTGACAACCCTTCTCGAGATACCACAAATGAACTTCAAATTTCAGTGGTAATCTCAGCTTCCAAGACACACTATTATCAGTATACTGTTTTCTTGCATCAGACTCAAATGCAAGACTTGACGAGAAGATAGAACTCAGATTAACCTTCCAAACAAATTGATCCTCTGCCTCCCCAAGATTCAcaaattgataaccaattctttATCAAGGCACTAACTATTTTTATCAGAGACAGCGAAAAATAATTTCTGAAGATGCAAAGGACTGCGGtacaaaattttgtgcacattctTGGTATCGATGGCCATGCAGCCTGAAGCCCACAGACCCGGCCCAAGCACGATGattttggcccggcccaagcacggcccggcccgacccCAATCGTGCCCGGGCTAGCCCGGCCCGCTCCCCGTGCCCGGACTTGGGTCGTACCCCCTGCCCGTGGGCCGGCACGGCCCGGCACAGAGTTAGCAGGCCGGCCCGAAGGCGGCCCGCTAACTCCACTGTCCAGGCAGCCCACAACCACACACGCCCCGCCACCCCCCCAACGGCCCAACCCACACTCCAAACCCTAACACCCGTCCCCCGAGCCTACCCCATCCGCACACTCGCACAGGCAAAGCGGCACAAagccccgccgcctcccagcCCCCCGCGCagcgcgccagcgccgcccggcccccgcctccccgcctcgaaGTCCCGGAGGTCATCCCCGTCGGCGGtctgccgccgctcctcggcTCCATCGCAcccgtcgccgcctcctcggccccgcctgccgccgcctcctcggctCAGCCCACGGTCGCCGCCTTGtcggctccgccgcgccggccgccacctcgtcgACTCCACCGTACCGGCCGCTGCGTCCTTGTCtgcgccccgccggccgccgcctccactgCCTCCCCTAGTCCCCTTCCCCTCTATCTCCGATGGGCTTCGGGCGGTCCGATTTCTATTGCTGGGCCGGGCTACGTCGAGTCGGTGTAGGGAAAATGGCCTCTTATGCcacatttcaatataatgttttggtgattgatatagacaacacaacacctGGACTAATGCGATTGTTTAGATGATatcctcaggcttttaggttcaagtgatgacaaatagAAGGAAGGCGAAGCTTGGCCCGAAGgataagaattgaagagaccgttaAGATatcaagtcaaaacaaacaagatagagacaatttgctatcacctgttaaaccgatgatgagaaAATTGCACTCACctgtgcaatggacccagaagctgaggctagggatttgcgtcggttaaaccgacgataaagaaaagacatacgtcggtgcaatgactgaAGTGAAGTCAGACACAGAgggacaccggttgaaccggtgatgaagGAAAAGTGAACGTCcgtgtaattgtccagagagttggtttttcgggAATCAGGGGACAGTtatattcaccggttaaaccgacgatacgtCGGCTGATTGCCCGTACAAGTAACGGATagtttttcagtgggcagtttacattcatcggttgaaccgatgatggctattggaggagcgtcggtttaaccggcgttacgtactttttctgtcagctttcctccaacggctcttttggggtatgtggctatatatacccccaaggccggtcaTTTGGGTAGGTTGGAGACTCTGGAAGTTCTATTGAAGATCAACTTCAACTCCATCCACCATATTGAGCTTACTGCCACATTCAAGTTTAGAATAGCTTTGTGCAAGTGTGAGCTTGAGAAGCTTAGTGCTTGGGAGGACTTGATCTTGCGAGATCaaccttgagcaaagtcttgctgcggcaagcaaccgtgtactggtcgtgtgaccctccgacttggtgtggagaggcaatgatactttgtgcggggaagaggacccctcttggtgagaagctccggtagtgaagacggtgccgttggtgacgcttcgagagagacggtggcggtggccttgtcttggtgacttggcgtcacttagcctttgcttgccagaagccttggtggcgaacgcaagacggtaatcaagcgaagagactcgtcatcacacttgttcttggtggacaagtggccgtggacgtagggagggactttgtgtcctaaccgaactacgttaaatcgtgtgtcttggtgtcttcacaggagtttgcatattctctctcttacctctttacttaccgtattacgtttccgcatttactctatcttgcgtgcctttactttcctagttattttgattaggattgggtataagttgcaagtcttttggggtaagtaaagagtagcatagataatcCTTAATCATAATTagtatgtgtaggacgtgttagatttatcttatgcaagtagattgaaCCCTAgattagaaagcgaattagcgaccctattcaccccctccccctctagggtcgtaCACCCCGATGATCCTTATAGTCGGCCCGGCACGAAACTGGCCCGTGGACTCGTGCCTGGGCCGCCAGGGGAGTCCGTGGAGTAGCACGGCACGACCCGTAGATATATTAGGCCAGGCTAGGCATGGCCCATTAATAACGGGCCaaggccgggccgggcggcccgaaTGGCCATCTATAATTCTTGGTGGAAGGCTGGAAGCAAATAATTGACGAGGTGCTCAACTATGCCAGACATGCTGCTCTGCTCTCCTCCATAGTCCATAAGACTCGTGCTAGCGAATCCCTTCCCGGAGGGAGCCGACACGACACTCAACTCCAGTTCGGTGAGAGACGGAGATGGAGGCCGCCCTGTTGAGCGGGTTCATCAAAACTATCCTGCCGAAGCTCTTCTCCCTGGTACAAGAGAAATACAAGCTGCACAAGGTCCTCAAGGGCGACATCAAATTCCTGGAGAAGGAGCTCCGCATGATCGCTGTTACAATCGATGATCAGATCTTGCTGGGGAGAGAAGATCATGGAGCTTTACTGAGCCTTTCCATGGAAGAGCTGCGTGAGCTGGCTCACCAGATCGAGGATTGCATAGATCGCTTCCTGTACCATGTGACTCGGGAGCAGCAAGCGTCCTTGTTCCGCCGGACCATCACGTCGCCCAAGACTCTGCGGTCCCGTCAGCGCCTGGCCGCGGAGGTTCAGCTCCTGAGGAAGATACCGGAGGAGGCGCACCAGCGGGAGAAGAGGTACAGGGTCTTCGCCGGCCTTTCCTCATCCCGGCAAGCTGAGTCGTCTTACTGTTCGTCCGGATCTGATCCCCACACGCCGAAGGCCGATCTCGTGGGAATCGATGGTCCCAGGGACGAGCTTGTGCAGCAGTTGACCGAGGAGCCTGAGGACCTAGCAAAGCAGCTGAAGGTGATCTCCATCGTCGGGATCCATGGCTCCGGCAAGACTGTCCTTGCCAGAGAGGTGTACGAGAGTGATGTCGGCCGCCAGTTCAGCCTGCGGGCGTGGATTTCTGCTACTGGAAGGGGCCCGAGAGAAGTGCTCATGGAGATCCTCCGCAAATTTGGTAGACCAGTGGTGGATAACTTCAGTGTTGACCAGCTTACCGTAGATGTCAGGGAACACTTGGATaagaaaaggtaaaaagaaAAAGCTTTTGTTTATTTGATCTGTTACTCCACAGTTTGAACATGGATCCATCTAAGGTTTTTATGTATACCTGCGGTGTGTGCGTGCAATACCATCTTAATCCAGGATTTCAGCTTAATTATTCatagaaaataaaattttagagTTCAGAAAGTCCGTACTCCTTAGTCTTTTTGCATCTAATTTAGTCTTCTTTCATTTAATTTTCCTTTAGAGTGTAGAACAGTGTTTATTTCAAAACATATGACAGGAAATTAACTTTTATTAATATAGTTTTCAGTCTTTTGCATGGCAAAAAGAAACTATTTCGAATGCCCTGTATCCAGGACTGATAACAGGAGATTAATATTATATTATGTGAACAGAAAAGCAAATGCAAAAATCATATTACTAATTGAATGGTAATAGGAAACAATTATTTTCCAACATGTTCAGAGAGAGAATGATGTTTACTGTATAGACTGATTATTGAGGATACAATTATTTTCCAACATGTTTGCTCTGCATTTATGATTATGCAGTGGCATCACTAACTGTTTATTCGTAATCTCTGCTATAGGTATTTCATTGTAATCGATGACATGCAAACAGATCAGTGGAGTAGCATAGAAGCTGCCTTTCCACAAGACAATGTTGTTAGCAGCAGAGTAATGGTGACAACAACTATCCAGTCAGTAGCTAATGCTCGCAGCTCGTCTAATGGTTATGTGCACAGAACAAAAAGACTTGGTGATAAAGACTCAGAACAATTGTTCGTCAGGAAAGCTTGCCCAAAGAAATATTTAGGTTATATGCAGCCAGAATCAAAAGAAGTTCTGAAGAAATGTGATGGCCAACCACTTGCTCTTGTTAGCATGGGCCAATTTTTGAGGAAAAAGGGTTGGCCTACAGGCCCCAACTGTGAAGATGTGTGCAGAAATCTCAGTCATCATCTGGAGCAAGATGAAACCTTGGAGAGAATGCGAAGGGTGCTTCTCCACAGCTTCTCTAGTCTTCCTGGCCATGGTCCAAAAGCTTGCCTTCTGTattttggcatgtttccatgtgATCATCCCATCAGGAGGAAGAGACTGATGAGGCGATGGTTGGCGGAGGGTTTTGTAGAAACACAACCTTCATCTACTGAAAATTTCAACACACTCATAGATCGGAACATCATTGAGCCCATTGGTATGTGTAACAATGATCAGGTCAAGACCTGCAAAACGTATGGCATGATGCGTGAATTCATTTTGCTAATGTCCACCTCCCAGGACTTCATCACCCTGTTTGCTGGCAACAAGGTTGAACACAAATATGTGCGTCGGCTTTCTCTCCATCACAATATTGCTACAAGCGGTAGCTGTAGCTCTTTGGACATCAATTTATCCCTTGTCAGATCCCTGATTGTTTTTGGGGAGGCTGGCAAAGCTATTTTGAGTTTCCAAAAGTACCAGCTGTTGAGAGTCTTAGATCTTGAACAATGCACTGACTTGGAAGATGAACATCTCAAAGACATATGCAACCTTCTGCTTCTGAAATATCTGAGCCTTGGGGAAACCGTTGCTAGCATTCCGAAGGATATAGAAAAACTGAAACTATTGGAGACACTTGACCTGAGGAGAACCAAGGTGAAGATACTACCTATTGAGGTCCTTCTGCTACCCTGTTTACTTCATCTATTTGGAGAATTTCAGCTTTCCGATAAAGTCAAGATAACTAGTGAAGTGCAGAAGTTTTTCTTGACTGAACAGAGTAGCTTAGAGACACTAGCAGGATTTGTCACCGATGGTTGCCTAGGATTTCCCCAAATCATTAGCCACATGAAGAATTTGAGAAAGCTGAAGATATGGATAGAGAGGAGTGAGAAAAACACCAACTTCACCGACCTTGTGAATGCTATCCAAAAGTTCATCCATGATGACAAGGAAGAGAGTAATGATCCCCGTTCTCTATCACTTCATTTTGATGCCTGCACTGAAAACATCCTGAGTTCTTTGAAAGCTCCATCTTATCTTAGATCGTTGAAgttaaaagggaaattgctgGAATTGCCCCAATTTGTTATATCAATGCGTGGCCTTCGGGAGCTGTGCCTTTCATCAACTAAATTGACAGCGGGTCTCCTTGCAGCATTGAGTGTCTTGAAAGACTTGCAGCATCTCAAGTTGATTGCAGATGAGCTTGAAGATTTTATCATTGAAGATAAGGCATTCCCAGGACTGCTACACTTATGTTTTGTCCTGGAAGGTGCCACACTACCAACAATTGAAGAAGGTGCTTTGCCATACCTCATCTCACTTAAGCTGATATGTAAAGACCTAGTTGGTCTCGCTGGCATGAAAATCAACCACCTTAAATGTCTTAAGGAGGTCATTCTTGATCATAGGGTCACTTCAGAAACAAGAGAAACTTGGGAAAAAGCTGCTAAGGAGCATCCAAATAGGCCAAAACTATTGCTGTTCAACCCTGTTGATGAAAGTGAAAGCGTGCCTGGAGACAGTTCTCTTGCTTCAACGACAGCTGAGAGGGAAGCTATGGAAACTTTCCCCACGCCAGATGGAGCACTACAAGAGGATAACATTCAGATACTAGTTAAACAGATCTCGTCCGCTGCGCCTGAGAAACTGAACAATTCTGAACCAATTTCAAAAGATGAACTGAATTCTTCTTTCAATAATATGGGATTCTCCGAGGGAAAGCTTGGTTTAACAGAATTGTCCATTGTTCAGAACGGCAAGGTGTCTTCCTACACCCACTGACACTTGCCATTGATCCAGGTCAGTTCTGTGTGCACTTTAGCTCATCTAATTTGAGTATAGTGTCAAGTAAGATACAGATAGTATGTTGTTAATGTTAAGGCCATAGAGTAAATTACAGACCAAAGCATGTCACAACGCAAGCCTACTGTGTCTCTACAGTGTCATTTCTCTTCTCAGTTTGATTTTTACAATGCACTACGATTTGTAATCACCATTGAcatttttacataaatattgtgattccatgtcattttgattGTGCAGAAGATACTAAAGCAATGTTTCTATTTCCTGGAATGCTAGACTATTGACCCAACTTCAGTTCACTCTCGGCGAGCAAAAGCATGATATGGATTCTTCTCAAACCAGCGTCTCCAAGCACTCAAAATAATTGGAGATATTTTGTGGCTGTTATACAATATGCCCTTCTGTATCTTTGATTAGCCTTTGTAGGAATAAAGGATACTTCAGTCAGATAGTGCTAAGATCAATGGCGAGCTTCCACTTTCTTTACTGTTTGGGGAGGGAAAACTTTTCGGTCATCTTGATTCATCTGTTTAGTTGTTTGGTATAAAATAATATTGGTGATTGTAGTTCTTGATTCTGCTATGAAACAAAGAAGCACTAATGAGCTTAGCATGAACGTGGGCCAACAAAGATGTTTCATGGGCTGGAGCTCGTAATTAGTTGTTTCTTGCACATCTATATGGTAATACTCCTTTTTTGTCAAGACTAGTTGAATGCCCGTGCGATTCCATGAGAATTGAGGATGATGACGAGAAAAGGACATAACATGATCAAATGGTAGCAGTATTGCTTGTCTCAAAAGTGAAACTCTGTTGGTGTGGTTCCCCTGGGAACTTGCAACGATTTCAAAATTTAGTAATCAATGTcaacagaaaaggaaaaagtGTCCATCAGGTCATTCAGGTGTTGCCTTGGTTTAGATAAACAATGTTCTCTTTATCTCACTTTCATCAATTCAACACTAACCAAACAATTGGACCCAGTTTATCGGTACCTcagaactggggtaccccctcttgccgTGTCAAGGCTTGGGTAGTTACCAGTAACTACGTCCTAAAGagttgagcagccggacccttgGGCTCCGGCTCCATCTTACCAGACCAACGGCACCGAACCCGCTACCCTCTCGGGgcaggtccggtgtcgccacgtgtcTCGCTAAAGAAAGCCCTCAGGGCAAAgcagccgggggccccggacccccgtaggggtcccggacccccacatttatccggacccctcagcgggagGAATCAGGCACCCCAccaggggggtccggagccgccacgtgtccgcaggtggCAGTACGCGCGCGCGGCCGTGACGCTCCCCCGGGTTGGCTCGctcacctaccgcattcaacgCGGTAAACAAAGGTGCGCTCTACTGTagagcccgaggtgacttttgccaggctgtactgttgaccgCGCGTTACCGAGGCgcacagtacagccgctggTGCCACCCACGCCACACTCATCAGTCTGCTACGCTAGCCAGACACGACAGCTcagcgacggagtatcataactcCTATGAGGTAGACccacagtctacgccgcaacctagactgcctcaacgggcgcctcaccGATGGGAAAGGAGGAAGCCCCCTcagtcagagagtctacaggacgatgaagcgtatccagcAAGAGATACTCGATCACTGTAGCTCCATTAGTATCTTCCCAGTATAAGtgtacatccttgttgggcccacctgtcggggtccaacgcttgtgtacgcgtcctcctttgctctataaaagggagatgcCCGTTAGAAAAGGGGGAGGCCCgggctgggcagaggatagactcattcataccaagagcaatacaccacacagtggacgtagggtattacactccggcggcccgaaccactctaaatccgtgtgttcttgcgttcttgccccgaagctagatcggcctaatagcttagcacttccccAAGTACTCCCCCTCGGCGAAATAGACGGGTGCGttctgccacccggctgtgggtaccccccaaaagcccacgacatttggcgccgtccgtggggaagagCAAGTATTGGCTAGATCTCCAGACTTCTGAGGcagagctcatcctctgcaacggcggcgagaagatgaagagaggcatggcgGCACCTACGCCGCATGTCACAGTACCGAGGCAGcagcgccctcggtgcggcggcgcgtggcagcggcgcctgctgtgcgtcgccactacgacacctcagagccggcgcagTGGCGCGCAGCGGAGACGCTCGCTGTGCGCCACCTTACAACGCCCccgcgtcggctcaaggttttctctcaagcaaccaccaggACTCCCCTGCAGTgacatggcgtcggctcaaggctttctctcaatgtGAAGCCTGGGGCCGACCACTGTGGCCCGGGCGAAGTTTACCGtcgtctcctccctcgccaggaccgagtctctcttggtgctgctgcagacaggattccgccaccaggcgcgggggcccaaTGCCAGCACCAGGGTCGAActggcgaacgaccgcccttctccacacCCCATGCTCATCCAAATGAGCACCCAGCTCGTGGTGAGCAATCATCAGGCTGGCTTCCGAGGGTaagcggcagcggcagggccactcccattcaaagccaaagaattgtTCTCATGCTATCAGAGCGTGTAACAGTTCTTGTGCTGGGAAGGGCCCcgcgagctcccgaggtgatgctggatggtGCTGTACAGGCACGTCCAGACCGCCTGTGCCCTCAGTAACTGAGGAATTTCCAAGGTGGCAGTTCCG
The genomic region above belongs to Panicum virgatum strain AP13 chromosome 8N, P.virgatum_v5, whole genome shotgun sequence and contains:
- the LOC120684684 gene encoding disease resistance protein RGA4-like, with product MEAALLSGFIKTILPKLFSLVQEKYKLHKVLKGDIKFLEKELRMIAVTIDDQILLGREDHGALLSLSMEELRELAHQIEDCIDRFLYHVTREQQASLFRRTITSPKTLRSRQRLAAEVQLLRKIPEEAHQREKRYRVFAGLSSSRQAESSYCSSGSDPHTPKADLVGIDGPRDELVQQLTEEPEDLAKQLKVISIVGIHGSGKTVLAREVYESDVGRQFSLRAWISATGRGPREVLMEILRKFGRPVVDNFSVDQLTVDVREHLDKKRYFIVIDDMQTDQWSSIEAAFPQDNVVSSRVMVTTTIQSVANARSSSNGYVHRTKRLGDKDSEQLFVRKACPKKYLGYMQPESKEVLKKCDGQPLALVSMGQFLRKKGWPTGPNCEDVCRNLSHHLEQDETLERMRRVLLHSFSSLPGHGPKACLLYFGMFPCDHPIRRKRLMRRWLAEGFVETQPSSTENFNTLIDRNIIEPIGMCNNDQVKTCKTYGMMREFILLMSTSQDFITLFAGNKVEHKYVRRLSLHHNIATSGSCSSLDINLSLVRSLIVFGEAGKAILSFQKYQLLRVLDLEQCTDLEDEHLKDICNLLLLKYLSLGETVASIPKDIEKLKLLETLDLRRTKVKILPIEVLLLPCLLHLFGEFQLSDKVKITSEVQKFFLTEQSSLETLAGFVTDGCLGFPQIISHMKNLRKLKIWIERSEKNTNFTDLVNAIQKFIHDDKEESNDPRSLSLHFDACTENILSSLKAPSYLRSLKLKGKLLELPQFVISMRGLRELCLSSTKLTAGLLAALSVLKDLQHLKLIADELEDFIIEDKAFPGLLHLCFVLEGATLPTIEEGALPYLISLKLICKDLVGLAGMKINHLKCLKEVILDHRVTSETRETWEKAAKEHPNRPKLLLFNPVDESESVPGDSSLASTTAEREAMETFPTPDGALQEDNIQILVKQISSAAPEKLNNSEPISKDELNSSFNNMGFSEGKLGLTELSIVQNGKVSSYTH